The Colletotrichum higginsianum IMI 349063 chromosome 2, whole genome shotgun sequence genome has a segment encoding these proteins:
- a CDS encoding Voltage gated chloride channel, with the protein MSNRPDDDGPSGPPSPMSARRPRFDSSRRGSVGEPDERSPLLLGPRARIRRHQSGPESPKYLTPGLSRNHSTTGSVGSLHHSRNPSFGQRLSYAFSDYPEPMSESKRSIQPNERVWYDQFTSTDWVHDNIVDAHRVKALKMRKDFRGRIYAIFDASQGWILSAVCGFVVALVAYVVNLSEATVFDYKYGYCARGWYISERNCCPKQGPCQDWRTWSEVLRFWPFGDVGTEFTIYLTGCIVLAGVACAMTLTTKTVVPSAYRMTTFDENLAAELTPFADDPASDESPTPPEVVEAVEAAVPPPMVYYSAAGSGVAEVRVILSGFVLHGFLGVKTLLIKSAALILSVASGLSLGKEGPYVHIATCIGNIACRLFSKYDKNDAKRREVLSAAAAAGVAVAFGAPLGGVLFGLEEVSYFFPAKTLFRTFFCCIVAALSLKFLNPYGTHKIVMFQVKYVADWHYFEIVFYIVLGVLGGAAGALFIKASKHWAKSFRRIGVIKTYPMVEVLLVAIVTGIMSYWNVHTKQPVAKLMLNLAAPCHDGSGREDYGLCPTAMDDIPPVLLSLFTAFLIKGFLTIITFGIKVPAGIYVPSMVVGGLMGRLVGHVVQYMVLLYPGFGLWGACASKETGSCIQPGVYGLIAAGSTMCGVTRLSVTLAVILFELTGSLDYVLPFSLSILVAKWTADAIEPNSIYDLLTNMNSYPFLDNKHKPIFTSDLADIVPRVRRERTIDISASPAVSAVSLRTKLQTLHRAGEIDGGLPIIRDGILVGLIPAPDLEFALDNLDDEASSMCLMAHVTSIEDSDDEEEVDKTDFTPYIDPAPVALDIRSPMDLVYECFVKLGLRFVCVLKNGRYAGMVHKKSFVRYMRELEEKEGH; encoded by the exons ATGTCCAACCGaccagacgacgacgggcctTCGGGGCCACCCTCGCCAATGAGCGCGAGACGACCAAGATTCGATTCTTCTCGAAGAGGCTCTGTTGGTGAACCAGATGAGCGCTCGCCTCTGCTCTTGGGTCCTCGGGCAAGGATACGCCGTCACCAATCCGGCCCAGAGAGCCCCAAGTATCTTACACCGGGCCTGTCGAGGAACCACAGCACCACTG GAAGCGTCGGAAGCTTACACCACAGCCGCAATCCATCCTTTGGCCAACGTCTGTCCTATGCTTTCTCTGACTACCCCGAACCGATGAGCGAGTCGAAGAGATCCATTCAGCCAAACGAGCGTGTGTGGTATGATCAGTTCACGTCGACCGACTGGGTTCATGATAACATTGTCGATGCCCACCGAGTAAAGGCGCTCAAGATGCGGAAGGACTTCCGGGGGAGGATATATGCCATCTTCGATGCCTCCCAAGGTTGGATTCTGAGTGCCGTGTGTGGCTTCGttgtcgccctcgtcgcctacGTCGTCAACTTGTCCGAGGCCACCGTCTTCGACTATAAGTACGGCTACTGTGCGCGTGGCTGGTACATCAGTGAGAGA AATTGTTGTCCCAAGCAAGGACCCTGCCAAGATTGGCGGACCTGGTCCGAGGTCTTGCGGTTCTGGCCCTTTGGTGATGTCGGCACTGAGTTTACCATCTACCTGACGGGATGTATTGTCTTGGCGGGTGTCGCCTGTGCCATGACATTGACCACCAAGACCGTGGTGCCCTCAGCATATCGAATGACGACCTTCGACGAGAATCTTGCGGCGGAACTCACGCCTTTCGCGGATGATCCTGCTAGTGACGAAAGTCCGACCCCCCCAGAAGTTGTCGAGGCGGTTGAGGCTGCTGTGCCGCCCCCGATGGTTTACTACTCTGCTGCTGGAAGTGGTGTAGCCGAAGTCCGTGTCATCCTCAGCGGTTTTGTCTTGCATGGCTTTCTGGGTGTGAAGACACTGCTTATCAAGTCTGCTGCACTCATTCTGAGTGTGGCGTCTGGCCTCAGTCTGGGCAAGGAGGGTCCCTACGTCCACATCGCTACCTGCATAGGCAATATTGCGTGTCGGCTCTTCTCTAAATACGACAAGAACGACGCAAAGAGGCGCGAAGTCTTgtccgctgccgctgccgcaggAGTTGCCGTCGCCTTTGGTGCCCCCCTAGGGGGAGTTCTCTTCGGCCTTGAGGAGGTCTCCTACTTCTTTCCAGCAAAGACGCTCTTCCGGACCTTTTTCTGCTGCATCGTAGCTGCGCTGTCGCTCAAGTTCCTCAACCCCTATGGCACCCACAAGATTGTCATGTTCCAGGTCAAGTACGTCGCCGACTGGCACTACTTCGAAATCGTGTTCTACATTGTGCTTGGCGTACTGGGCGGCGCTGCAGGTGCGCTTTTCATTAAAGCTTCTAAACACTGGGCCAAGTCGTTTCGTAGGATTGGCGTCATCAAGACGTACCCGATGGTCGAGGTCTTGTTGgtcgccatcgtcaccgGCATCATGAGTTACTGGAACGTCCACACCAAACAGCCTGTGGCGAAGCTCATGCTCAATCTGGCGGCTCCCTGTCACGACGGATCCGGGCGAGAGGACTATGGCCTGTGCCCGACTGCTATGGATGACATCCCTCCCGTTCTTCTCAGTCTCTTCACCGCGTTCCTGATCAAAGGCTTTTTGACCATCATCACGTTTGGCATT AAAGTACCTGCAGGCATCTATGTGCCGTCCATGGTGGTCGGCGGTCTCATGGGCAGGCTGGTTGGCCATGTCGTTCAATACATGGTCTTATTGTATCCCGGGTTTGGGCTGTGGGGTGCTTGTGCCTCCAAAGAGACGGGATCATGCATTCAGCCTGGAGTCTATGGTTTAATCGCCGCCGGCTCAACGATGTGCGGCGTGACACGGCTTTCGGTAACCCTCGCGGTCATTCTCTTTGAGCTCACCGGCAGCCTGGATTACGTGCtgcccttctccctctcgatTCTGGTGGCAAAATGGACCGCAGACGCCATTGAACCAAATAGCATCTAT GATCTGTTGACCAACATGAACTCGTATCCGTTCCTCGACAACAAACATAAGCCCATCTTCACTTCAGATCTCGCCGACATTGTTCCCCGCGTACGTCGAGAGAGGACCATCGACATCAGCGCCTCCCCTGCCGTGTCGGCCGTTAGCCTTCGTACCAAGCTCCAAACACTACACAGGGCCGGAGAGATCGACGGGGGTCTGCCAATCATTCGAGACGGAATTCTCGTTGGTTTAATCCCAGCTCCCGATCTGGAATTCGCCTTGGACAACTTGGACGACGAAGCCTCGAGCATGTGTTTGATGGCTCACGTCACGAGCATCGAAGATtccgatgatgaggaggaggtaGACAAGACTGACTTTACCCCGTATATCGATCCG GCTCCTGTTGCACTTGACATACGGTCACCCATGGACCTTGTTTATGAATGCTTTGTCAAGCTCGGCCTTCGCTTTGTGTGCGTCCTGAAAAACGGGCGATATGCCGGAATG GTACATAAGAAGAGCTTCGTGAGGTACATGCGAGAGCTCGAGGAGAAAGAAGGCCACTGA
- a CDS encoding 4-aminobutyrate aminotransferase: MVFTRASATLARPVIRAARSSAAALPRRTLCASAPRMAASASLFPGEPSGPSLKTEIPGPASKKHTEDLHKVFDTRSLNMLTDYKKSKGNYIVDADGNVLLDVYAQIASIPLGYNNPALAKVAQTPEMVNAIINRPALGNFPPEDWAEVLRSGILKVAPKGLDQVFTAMAGSDANETAYKAAFMWRRQQERGGYDVDFTPEETSSAMDNKSPGASDLSILSFRTGFHGRLFGSLSTTRSKPIHKLDIPAFDWPQATFPLLKYPLEEHAEENAAAEQAALNEVEHLIKNYHVPPAAVIVEPIQSEGGDNHASPAFFRGLREVTKRHNVLLIVDEVQTGVGATGKFWAHEHWDLPTPPDMVTFSKKAQTAGYYFGNPELRPNKPYRQFNTWMGDPARAILFRAIVDEVERLGLVENTARVGDYLFAKLEGLAARYPGQFANLRGKGQGTFIAFDNPRRDEFLKKAKGLGINIGGSGESAVRLRPMLIFQEHHADILVEALEKIVKSW, from the exons ATGGTCTTCACCAGAGCCTCCGCTACCTTGGCCCGCCCGGTCATCCGGGCGGCTAGGTCTTCGGCCGCGGCCTTGCCGCGCCGGACGCTCTGCGCCTCCGCCCCGCGCATGGCCGCTTCCGCGAGCCTCTTCCCCGGCGAGCCCTCCGGCCCGTCTCTCAAGACCGAGATCCCGGGCCCGGCGTCCAAGAAGCACACCGAGGACCTGCACAAGGTCTTTGACACGCGGAGCTTGAACATGCTCACCGACTACAAGAAGAGCAAGGGCAACTACATTGTGGACGCCGACGGGAACGTGCTGCTTGACGT TTACGCCCAGATCGCCTCCATTCCCCTAGGCTACAACAACCCAGCCCTCGCCAAGGTGGCCCAGACGCCTGAGATGGtcaacgccatcatcaaccgcCCCGCGCTCGGCAACTTCCCACCCGAGGACTGGGCCGAGGTCCTCCGCTCCGGAATTCTCAAGGTGGCCCCCAAGGGGCTTGACCAGGTCTTCACAGCCATGGCCGGCTCCGACGCCAACGAGACGGCCTACAAGGCCGCCTTCATGTGGCGCCGTCAACAAGAGCGCGGCGGCTACGACGTCGACTTCACGCCTGAGGAGACTTCGTCCGCCATGGACAACAAGTCCCCCGGCGCCTCCGAcctctccatcctctcctTCCGCACCGGCTTCCACGGCCGCCTGTTCGGCTCCCTGTCGACCACCCGCTCCAAGCCCATTCACAAGCTCGATATCCCCGCTTTTGACTGGCCCCAGGCCACCTTTCCGCTCCTCAAGTACCCCCTCGAGGAGCACGCCGAAgagaacgccgccgccgagcaggccgcgctcaacgaggtcgagcaCCTCATCAAGAACTACCACGttccgcccgccgccgtcatcgtcgagccTATCCAGtccgagggcggcgacaaccacgcctcgcccgccttctTCCGCGGCCTGCGCGAGGTCACCAAGCGTCACAacgtcctcctcatcgtcgacgaggtccagaccggcgtcggcgccaccGGCAAGTTCTGGGCCCACGAGCACTGGGACCTCCCTACACCGCCCGACATGGTCACCTTCTCCAAGAAGGCACAGACCGCCGGCTACTACTTCGGCAACCCGGAGCTGCGGCCCAACAAGCCCTACCGCCAGTTCAACACCTGGATGGGCGACCCGGCCCGCGCCATCCTCTTCCGTGCCATCGTCGATGAGgtcgagcgcctcggcctcgtcgagaacaCGGCCCGCGTCGGCGACTACCTCTTCGCCAAGCTCGAGGGCCTGGCCGCCCGCTACCCGGGCCAGTTCGCCAACTTGCGCGGCAAGGGCCAGGGCACCTTCATCGCCTTCGACAACCCGCGCCGCGACGAGTTCctgaagaaggccaagggcctcggcatcaacaTTGGCGGCTCCGGCGAGAGCGCCGTCCGCCTGCGGCCCATGCTCATCTTCCAGGAGCACCACGCCGATATCCTggtcgaggccctcgagaagATTGTCAAGTCTTGGTAA
- a CDS encoding SET domain-containing protein, translating to MEDEALATVKMEEAKIDVGIAPHSVKMERDASRTSSHNKSNQGSRTTSMSPVEDTTNGEDTSTPGGTLRPKLSRKTSQKPVKRESPLFHDLPDVTEQSCNTFQVIPDCLYGSKHMGSTDNDALDCDCRSEWHDGKNLSCGEDSDCINRATKMECVAGAGNCGDGCQNQRFQRKEYANVSVIKTEKKGFGLRADVDLQANDFIFEYIGEVINEPTFRRRMVQYDDEGIKHFYFMSLTKHEFVDATKKGNLGRFCNHSCNPNCYVDKWVVGEKLRMGIFSSRRIKAGEELVFNYNVDRYGADPQPCYCGEPNCTGFIGGKTQTERATKLPLTTVEALGIDDGDSWDIAVAKKPRKKKPDEDDEEYVNSVQAKSLDDDGARKVMATLMQCKEKWIAVKLLERIQQCRDERVIHSVMRMHAYQILKTTLNTFIDDHNVVLQVLDILDKFPRLTRNKIEGSKIEATIDGLTHSEHEEVSAKSKRLLDEWSKLELGYRIGKRKFDPNASATNSFQERRNMDREEDLTAKSTPDPLQNIEIPKGPRSNIPQRNTPFFNGPPRQRRHQNFNNNNTNNGALPAGWFTATDQRGNTYFYSKNGATTWQRPTKPADAHKSTPKALQEQQLLKNIIDQVTKEQTPKHSASQTPQRAETPVQETKQEKWRFLSTDKQMKIYENTLFPHVKYVIDKYRHKLPKDDLKRLGKDVCKKLVSSDYKGKRVQDPTTPLDQKQARKVKTYVKDFLDKAIVKFKQFEQEKEKASPAGGADKPTDGATTSNGPSVDTADVATPADVADEVMLSDIEDAGLMGSPDRKRKRGGEEAAESLNLTPSDEPSVKRLREDDVEDGPTPPPPPPPPPADLESTATPEEPMTEEQKALREQEEALMRENEESERLEEEAELTKTKDVESAPQGKNDATLNGHSQFNERTVTTGGEDAADESTFPITSNKTTQQQEVLGH from the exons ATGGAGGATGAAGCGTTGGCGAcggtgaagatggaggaggccaagatcgacgtcggcatcgcGCCGCACAGCGTCAAGATGGAGCGGGACGCAAGCCGAACCTCGTCGCATAACAAGAGCAACCAAGGATCTCGCACTACCAGCATGTCGCCGGTCGAGGACACAACCAACGGCGAGGACACTTCGACGCCAGGAGGCACACTGCGGCCGAAGCTATCTCGCAAGACATCGCAAAAACCCGTCAAGCGCGAATCGCCCCTCTTCCACGACCTGCCCGATGTCACCGAGCAATCATGCAACACATTCCAGGTAATACCAGACTGCTTGTATGGATCCAAACACATGGGCTCGACCGACAATGATGCTCTCGATTGCGATTGTCGTTCTGAGTGGC ACGATGGAAAAAATTTGTCCTGTGGCGAGGACTCGGATTGCATCAACAGAGCGACCAAGATGGAGTGCGTCGCGGGCGCTGGAAATTGCGGCGACGGCTGCCAGAACCAGAGATTCCAGCGCAAGGAGTACGCCAATGTTTCAGTCATCAAaaccgagaagaagggcttCGGCCTccgcgccgacgtcgacttGCAAGCTAACGATTTCATCTTCGAGTACATTGGCGAGGTCATCAACGAACCGACTTTCCGACGGCGCATGGTCCAATACGATGATGAGGGCATCAAGCACTTCTACTTCATGTCGCTGACCAAGCACGAATTTGTCGATGCGACAAAGAAGGGCAACTTGGGACGCTTCTGCAACCACTCGTGCAATCCGAATTGCTACGTCGACAAATGGGTCGTTGGGGAGAAGCTGCGCATGGGCATTTTCTCCTCACGCAGAATCAAGGCCGGTGAGGAGCTGGTCTTCAACTACAATGTTGACCGCTATGGAGCCGACCCCCAGCCCTGCTACTGTGGCGAACCGAACTGCACCGGATTCATTGGTGGCAAGACCCAGACCGAGCGGGCGACTAAATTGCCTCTTACCACTGTAGAGGCGCtgggcatcgacgacggcgacagctGGGACATTGCCGTCGCCAAGAAGCCGCGCAAGAAGAAGCCagatgaggacgatgaggagtACGTTAACAGCGTGCAGGCTAAGagcctcgacgatgacggtgctCGGAAGGTCATGGCGACCCTGATGCAGTGCAAGGAGAAGTGGATTGCGGTCAAGCTGTTGGAGCGCATTCAGCAGTGTCGGGATGAGCGGGTGATCCACTCGGTGATGCGCATGCACGCCTACCAGATCCTCAAGACCACGCTCAACACCTTTATCGACGACCACAACGTCGTTCTCCAGGTTCTCGACATCCTGGACAAATTCCCTCGACTGACGCGAAACAAGATCGAGGGCTCCAAGATTGAGGCCACTATTGATGGACTCACCCACTCAGAGCACGAAGAGGTCAGCGCAAAGTCCAAGAGGCTGTTGGATGAGTGGTCCAAACTGGAGCTTGGGTACCGCATTGGTAAGCGGAAGTTTGACCCCAATGCCTCTGCGACAAATTCCTTTCAAGAGCGACGCAACATGGACCGCGAAGAGGACCTCACTGCCAAGTCGACCCCTGATCCCCTGCAGAATATAGAAATACCCAAGGGTCCCCGAAGCAACATTCCGCAGCGGAATACACCCTTTTTCAACGGCCCCCCTCGCCAACGAAGACACCAGAACTttaacaacaacaataccAACAACGGCGCTCTACCAGCCGGGTGGTTCACAGCGACAGATCAGCGCGGCAACACCTACTTTTATAGCAAGAATGGGGCTACGACCTGGCAACGTCCCACGAAACCCGCAGATGCGCACAAATCGACGCCCAAGGCACTGCAAGAGCAGCAGTTGCTGAAGAACATCATCGACCAGGTCACCAAGGAACAGACCCCGAAACACTCGGCCTCGCAGACGCCTCAACGAGCAGAAACGCCCGTGCAGGAGACCAAGCAAGAAAAGTGGCGATTCCTTAGTACCGACAAGCAGATGAAGATCTATGAGAACACG CTTTTCCCCCACGTCAAGTACGTGATCGACAAGTACAGACACAAACTTCCCAAGGACGATCTCAAGCGATTGGGCAAGGACGTCTGTAAGAAGCTCGTTTCGTCAGACTACAAAGGCAAACGCGTCCAGGATCCGACAACACCACTCGATCAGAAGCAAGCCAGGAAAGTCAAGACCTACGTAAAAGACTTCCTGGACAAGGCCATCGTGAAGTTCAAGCAGTTTGAacaggagaaggagaaggcgagTCCTGCGGGTGGAGCAGACAAGCCGACAGATGGCGCCACAACTAGCAACGGCCCTAGTGTGGATACTGCCGATGTCGCGACGCCTGCCGATGTCGCGGATGAAGTGATGCTGTCAGACATAGAGGACGCAGGCTTGATGGGAAGTCCTGACCGCAAGCGCAAGCgtgggggagaggaggcAGCAGAGTCCCTGAACCTGACTCCTTCTGATGAACCCTCTGTGAAGCGCTTGCGAGAGGATGATGTGGAAGATGgtccaacgccgccaccccctccacccccgcCTCCTGCTGACCTGGAATCTACTGCTACA